GAAGCGCGTGAGATAGCGCTCCGCAACGAACCGGGCGCGCGGATCGGCATGGATCAGCTCCTCGATCGTTTGGTGGCCGTCGCCGGTGAGCGATGGAAAGACTTTCTCCGTGACCGAAAAAATCCGGCCGTGCGGCTCCTGTGGAAACCGGTAGTAGAAGACGCCCAGTTCGAGGGGCCCGGGGGCGTAGCGCTGCACCACGAGCGCAGCGTCGGTCCGGCTCAGATAGTCCTCCGCCCCGGCGAACCCGCGGATCAGTTTCACGCCCGCACCGCGCTGGCCCACGTCGGGCTTGAGAATGAATGGGAAGGAGATGGCATTCCTGGCACACAGGCTGCGCAACATTTCCAGGCGAAGCGCCATCCGGTTGCCCGCGTTCCTCTCGTCGGGGAATGCGGGGAGGAGCCACGCTTCGGCGGTGAACTCGGGGCTGGTCCGCGAAAGTTCCCGCAACGTGGCAAACTTGGATTCGCCCACGAGACCGCCGGTTGCGATGCCCGGATTCGCGGCACTCGGCAGCGTGATCCCCCGGTAACGCAGCGCGAGCTGGGCATAACGGGCGACGACAGGCAGGTAAAACAGCCACGCCGGCCAGAACTCCCAACGCCGCCAGCGGCCAAAGCGGGGGCCCCATCGGCGGATCATTTCGCACCAGGGCCGCCGGCAAACGTGGCGCAGTCCCACGAGCACGACCGCCACGAGGACGGGCAGCAGCCAGCCGCCGATCGGCGCGCCAGACAGCCGGACAAGCCCGAAAAGGAGCACCAGGGACATGGGCGCCGGGATCAGGGGCGGGCCAAGGTTTGCCCGTGCGCGACCGTGGAGGGCGCAACCCCGAAGTGCGCCGGCAGCGCCGCATTCAGGAGCCGGGCAATGACGGCGATCAGGGCGTAGTGGTGAATGCCGTGGGCGATGGTGTACACGAGCTCCCGGCCCAAAGTGGACTGCGTGACCGGCGCGTCGCCGTGCGTGTAGCTGACCTCGCACCGGGTCGAAACCGGGGCGTCCAGAGCCCCGGGCGACAGCCCTTCAAGGCGACGCAGCAGCTGTCGCGTCACACGACGGGCGATCTCCGGTTCCCGCTCCAACCGCGGATCCCGCCCGCGGTGGCCGTAGTCCACTCTCGCGCACCCCATTCCGTCGAGCAGGCTGGCGAAGTGGTCGAGGCAGTGTCGGTAGTGTCCGCCGATGGAGGCGTTGAACGCGACAGGCACCCTGGTCGCGTAGACTTCGGGGCTCAGCGCCTCCAGCAGCCCATCGCCCTGGTGCAGAATGTCCATCGAGGCGGCAAGCACGCGACGGGAATGGGCGGTTCGAACCGGGGAACCGTCGGCAGGCTCCGGCGGATGCCCGGCCGCTCTGGAAACGACCCGCGACGGGCGATGAAGGAGCGGAATCAACGTCCCAGAGGCGGCGGGAAGGGTCCTCGTCACGCGGTTGGGTCGCACCGCAGGCCGATCGCTTACACAGCAGTCGTCAGGAGGTTGACGCCTCGAAGCAACCCCCGGGAGGACCAGGTCATCCGGCCCATTCGCAGCGCAGACGCCCTTTGATCCGGATCTTCGCCTCGGGAGGGAGTCCCCGACCAGAGGACGGCAACCGGTCCACCGACGACGCCGCCGCTGCACGGAGGAAATCGAGCTGCCGCAGGTAGCGTTCGCATCCGCTGCAGATCCGCAGGTGGACGCGCAGCCGGAGCCGCGTCCAGGGCGTCAGCGGCCGCTCACAGGCAAGCGATGCGAGCTGAACGATCCGCCGGCACGCCGGGGTGAGCGCCGCCAGCAGGAGGATCCCGCGCCAACGGAGCCATTTCACGGGACCGTTCATGACGCGTCGGGCTCCGGGGGTTGGGCGCCAAACCAGTTCACTTCCAGACACCGTCGCAACGCCATCCGCGCACGGTGGAGCATGACCCAGAGATTGTTGGGCGTGATGTTCAATGACGCACAGATTTCGTCGCCCGGCACGTCGTCCACCTCGCGCAGCAGGAACACGCGCGCCACGCGATCGGGCAGCTTGCCGCTGCACCGCTGAAAAACCCTCCAAAACGCCTCCTGGTCGAGCGCCGCTCCGGCCCCGTTCCACTCGGTCGGCGCAGCGGCCGCATTCCAGTGGTCGGGAAAGGCGGCATTCTCGAACGTCCTGGCTTCCTCGTCTCCGTAGAATTCCAGGTCCGTGAACACCGTTTCGCGGCCCACTTTGCGGAAGTGGTCGAGGATCTTGTGCTTCAAGATGCCCGTCAGCCAGCTGCGCTCCGACGAACGGCCCTCAAAGCGGTGATGCGATTTCAGGGCGGCCAGCAGCGCGTCCTGCACGAAATCCTCGGCCAACACGGGGTCGCGCAGACGCGAAAGGGCGTAGTGATACAGGCAGTCCCCGTGCTCATCCACCCAACGTTCGGGATCCAATGCGGGCGGGGGCTTCATCGAACCTGCCGAAGGCTGGGCCGGGCCGGCTGGATTGTCAGCAGTACTCGTCATGATCGAGGCGGCGGGTGGTCATTTCCGGCTTCCGGACCGCTTGGGGCGGTTCGGCAAATGGGCGCGCGCAGCGATTGAATCAGTCGGGACCGCGCAGCCCCGGACAACCGGATCCCTGGAATCTCCGCGCCCCGCCTGCGACGAACCGCGCGGTGCAGCCAGAGGATCTGGGCCCGGTAACGCCGGCAAAGCCGGCAAAAGAGGAGGTGCAGGAACATGCCCGGCCGCTGCCACCAGGGCAGGCACCCATCCAAAGCCCCTGAGGAATGCCGGCACATCTCGCGACAGTTCGGCAGCAGGGCCGCCCGCAGGCGGGCCGACGCCCCCTCATCGTGGCGCTTTTGGTGCATGATTCAGATTCGCGATCGGGCCGGGACGACGCCGGGGCCCCTTCAATCGGTGGGTCGGAGCAATCCGCCATCCCTTACAACCCAAGGTTGCCGACCCTGCCTGTAAGTTTTCGGCGGATGCAACGACCGCTCATGGGCGGGTCATCGGCGCCTTGCATCACAAATCAGAACGCTTCACCTCCATGAAAAAGACCTTTGCAATGCTGTTCGCCCTGGCGGCCGTACTGGCCGCCGGCAGCGCGTGTTTCTCTCCTTCGTCCAAGCCCGATCCGAATTTGCCGGCACTCCGGACCAATCCGCCGCCGTCGTCGGTGGCTCCGACCGCAACCCCCTGACATGACCATCGCCCACCAGGCCGCAGAGGCGCGCATGGCGTTGGCGACGGCCTGGGCACAACTGCCGGCGTCCCTGCAAACACCGACCCAATTCATGGGCCGGCACTACGTCGGATGCGGAGCCACCATTGGCGCCATGCCGCGTTGTGACTTCTCGTGCCGCGGTTGTTATCTGGGTGCCGA
This is a stretch of genomic DNA from Verrucomicrobiia bacterium. It encodes these proteins:
- a CDS encoding sigma-70 family RNA polymerase sigma factor, producing MKPPPALDPERWVDEHGDCLYHYALSRLRDPVLAEDFVQDALLAALKSHHRFEGRSSERSWLTGILKHKILDHFRKVGRETVFTDLEFYGDEEARTFENAAFPDHWNAAAAPTEWNGAGAALDQEAFWRVFQRCSGKLPDRVARVFLLREVDDVPGDEICASLNITPNNLWVMLHRARMALRRCLEVNWFGAQPPEPDAS
- a CDS encoding DinB family protein, which translates into the protein MLAASMDILHQGDGLLEALSPEVYATRVPVAFNASIGGHYRHCLDHFASLLDGMGCARVDYGHRGRDPRLEREPEIARRVTRQLLRRLEGLSPGALDAPVSTRCEVSYTHGDAPVTQSTLGRELVYTIAHGIHHYALIAVIARLLNAALPAHFGVAPSTVAHGQTLARP
- a CDS encoding carboxylate--amine ligase, giving the protein MSLVLLFGLVRLSGAPIGGWLLPVLVAVVLVGLRHVCRRPWCEMIRRWGPRFGRWRRWEFWPAWLFYLPVVARYAQLALRYRGITLPSAANPGIATGGLVGESKFATLRELSRTSPEFTAEAWLLPAFPDERNAGNRMALRLEMLRSLCARNAISFPFILKPDVGQRGAGVKLIRGFAGAEDYLSRTDAALVVQRYAPGPLELGVFYYRFPQEPHGRIFSVTEKVFPSLTGDGHQTIEELIHADPRARFVAERYLTRFATRRDDVLAKGEALRLVEAGNHAQGCIFRDGAHLLTPGLADRLDSISRGVPGFFIGRYDLRYASETDLSAGRNFQIIELNGAAAEATSIYDSRSPLHGAYRTLFQQWELVFAIGAANRDRGARSNTVMELWRAWRDTTRLTASYPLAD
- a CDS encoding zf-HC2 domain-containing protein, with product MNGPVKWLRWRGILLLAALTPACRRIVQLASLACERPLTPWTRLRLRVHLRICSGCERYLRQLDFLRAAAASSVDRLPSSGRGLPPEAKIRIKGRLRCEWAG